The Faecalibaculum rodentium genome segment GGGATTGCCTTTTTCGTCGTTCCGGAACAGGTAAAACTCGAATTCTGTCGACATGCGCAGGCTGATCCCCAGTGCACAGGCATCCTGCACGGCTTCCTTCAGCCGCATGCGCAGGTCCTTTTCAAAGGGCGTTCCGTCGGGATACACAAGGGAGCAGATCATGAGCACCACCGATCCGTCCACACTGCGCCATGGCAGGATGGTAAAGGTGGATGGATCCGGTTTCAGATACAGGTCTCCATGGATCTCGTTTTCAAATCCCGGAACCGCACAGGCATCCACCGCGATTCCTTTCCCAAAGGCACGCTCGAGCTGGTCGGGCAGAATGGATATGTTTTTCTGACGCCCGAATATATCGAAGAACGTAAGCCGGATGAACCGGACGTCTTCCTGTGATACGAAGGTCATGACATCTTCCACAGAATACATAGACAAATCTCTCTTTCCGTTTATTTCTGACTTGTCTATCGTACCACAGGCATCGGCAGCCGGTTTGCAGGTTGTTTAAAGAACCCGGAGGGGTACCTGGCAGCCGATGTAAATATTGTCATATATCATATCGGACAATGAAAATGAATCGGGAAAATCTCTGAAATATTTTACATTTTCGGTTGACAGTGTTTTCACTGCCGGTATAATCAAAGTTGTGAAAGCGGCAAAGGCGTCGTTTCTCCCCTCAAGGGAGGAGTGTCCCATTGCCGTTTTTTTTACAGACAAGAAGGAGAAACATTATGGATCAGGTAACCGAAATCTTCGGCCAGAACGTCTTTGACGAAGAGACCATGCGTGAACGTCTTCCGAAGGATACGTTCCGTGAACTCCAGAAAACCACCCAGGAAGGCAAGCCTCTGAACATCAAGATTGCCAACGCAGTGGCTCATGCCATGAAAAGCTGGGCTCTGGAAAAAGGCGCCACTCACTATACACACTGGTTCCAGCCCATGACCGGAGTCACAGCAGAGAAACACGACGGCTTCATCAACCCGGACGGCAATGGAAAAATCGTCATGTCTTTTTCCGGAAAGGAACTGATCAAGGGCGAACCTGATGCATCGAGTTTCCCCTCCGGCGGTCTGCGGGCCACATTTGAAGCCAGGGGCTATACAGCGTGGGATCCCACCAGCCCGGCATTCATCAAAAACGGTGTGCTGTGCATCCCGACGGCTTTCTGCTCGTATTCCGGCCATGCACTGGACAAGAAAACGCCGCTGCTGCGCTCCATGGAAGCCATCAACAAACAGGCCATGCGGGTCCTGAAGCTGTTTGGCAATGAGGATGTCAAGACCGTCAACACGACCGTCGGACCGGAACAGGAATACTTCCTGATTGACAAGGAGTACTACAGCCAGCGCAAGGACCTGCAGTATACCGGCCGCACGCTGTTCGGTGCGCCGACTCCCAAAGGCCAGGAGATGGAAGACCACTATTTCGGCACGATCAAAAGCCGCGTGCAGGCGTTCATGAACGACCTGAACCAGGAGCTCTGGAAGCTGGGCATCCTGGCAAAGACCGAGCACAACGAAGTGGCGCCGGCACAGTTCGAACTGGCACCGGTATTCACCACCACGAACATGGCCGTGGACCACAACCAGCTGACCATGGAAATCATCCAGCGGGTCGCAAAGAAGCACGGTCTGGTGGCCCTGCTCCACGAAAAGCCCTTTGAAGGCATCAACGGCTCCGGCAAGCACAACAACTGGTCCCTGTCGACAGATACCGGCGTGAACCTCCTGGAACCCGGCGACACCCCGTATGAAAATGCACAGTTCCTTCTGTTCCTGGCTGCAGTCATCAAAGCCGTGGATGAGCACCAGGATCTGCTCAGGCTGTCTGTGGCCACGGCAGGCAACGATCACCGCCTGGGAGCCAACGAGGCACCTCCTGCCATCATCTCCATCTTCCTTGGTGAGGAACTGGCGGAAGTCATTGATGCCCTTGAGTCGGAATCTCCCTATGGCGGACACGACAAGGAACTGATGAAGATCGGCGCCAGCGTGCTGCCGAAATTCCCCAAAGATTCCACAGACCGCAACCGGACCAGTCCCTTTGCCTTCACCGGCAACAAGTTCGAATTCCGCATGCCGGGTTCCAACCTCTCGGTTTCCAGCCCCAACATCATGCTGAATGCAGCGGTGGCGGATGTGCTGGAAGAATTCGCGGATGCTCTGGAAGGTGCAGATGATCTCTACGATGCAGTGCATGACCTGGTCAAGGACACGATCCATGAGCACAAACGGATCATCTTCAACGGCAATGGCTATGATGATGCCTGGATCGAAGAGGCTGAATCCCGCGGGCTGCTGAACCTGAAGACCACACCGGACGCCCTGCCCTATTCCATTCTTGACAAAAATGTGGAACTGCTGGAGCGCCAGCACGTCCTGAGCCGTGACGAGACCCTGTCCCGTTACGAGATCATGATGGATGAATACGTCAAGACCCTGAACATCGAAGCACAGACCATGTCCGATATGGCGAAAAAGGAAATCCTGCCGGCAGTGTCCGCGTTCACAGGCGGGCTCTCCGAAACCATCCTGGCCAAGACCAGCGTTTCGGATCAGATCCCCGTGACCTACGAAGCGGCGACACTGGAAACAGCCAGCGTGCTTCTGGCAGAAGCCTACCAGGCACTGGAAGCCCTGGATGCTGCCATTGCCGAGATGCATGCCATGGAGGGATTTGAAGAGAAAGCCTTCTATGTACGGGATGCGCTGATTCCGGCCATGGATGCCCTGCGTGCACCCTGCGACAAGCTGGAAACCATTGTATCGGATACCGTCTGGCCGTTCCCGACATACGGAAAACTGCTGTTCGGCATCATCTGATGAACACAAGTCAACCGACAGTCCCCCGGCTGTCGGCTGATTTTTCAAGGAGGAATCAAACATGTGTACAGTAATCGGAACCCAAAGTTCTCTATTCACCCGACAGGACCTGGAACAGGCTCTGCAAGCCACTATTTCCCGCGGACCCGATGACATGCGGATCATCGCCAATGACGCCGGGATCCTGGGATTTCAGCGCCTGGCCATCATGGGCCTCACTCCCGAGGGAATGCAGCCCTTTGAACTGAATGGCGCCATGGCGGTGTGCAATGGAGAGATTTACGGTTTCCGCTCCTTGAAGAATCAGCTGGAAGAAAAGGGATACACCTTCGCGTCGGACTCCGACTGCGAGATCCTGCTGCCGATGTTTGAAGAATACGGCACAGACATGTTTGTCATGCTGGATGCGGAATATGCGTGCATCCTGCTCACTGCCGATGGCAGGATCGTCGCCGCCAGGGATCCCTTCGGCATCCGACCGCTGTACTATGGTCTTGCTGCGGATGGCCGGCCGTTGTTTGCAAGCGAACCCAAAAACCTGACAGGGCTGGTTCAGGAGATCCTCCCCTTCCCGCCCGGTCATTATTATGTGGATGGAGAATTCCACTGCTACCGGGATCTGTCAGACGTGCAGGATCATCTTGCGGATGATGTCACAGCCGCTGCAGAAGGCATCCGGAAACGCCTGGTGGAAGGTGTCCGGAAGCGGCTGGACTCCGACGCTCCTCTGGGGTATCTGCTCTCCGGCGGTCTGGATTCCAGCCTGGTATGTGCCATTGGTCAGAAACTGTCCGACAAACCGATCCGGACGTTTGCGATAGGCATGGATACCGATGCGATCGATCTCAAGTATGCCCGGCAGGCAGCCGACTGGATCGGGACCGACCACACAGAAATCATCATGACGAAACAGGATGTGCTGGATGCGCTGGAGCCTGTGATCAGAACGCTTGCGACCTATGACATCACCACGATCCGGGCATCCATCGGCATGTACCTGATCTGCAGGGCGATCCGGGAAACCACAGATATCCGCGTCCTGCTGACCGGGGAAATCAGCGACGAGCTCTTCGGCTACAAATATACAGATTATGCCCCGGATGCACAGGCATTCCAGGATGAAGCTGCCAAACGTGTGCATGAACTGCACATGTATGATGTACTTCGGGCGGACCGCTGTATCTCTGTCCATTCCATGGAAGCCAGGGTTCCCTTCGGCGATCTGGACTTTGCAGATTATGTGATGCACCTGGATCCGGCCATCAAGATGAACACATACAACAAGGGTAAGTATCTGCTGCGGCGGGCATTCATGGACACAGACTACCTGCCGGAAGACCTGCTGATGCGGGAAAAGGCAGCATTCTCCGATGCGGTGGGCCACTCCATGGCAGATGACCTCAAGGCTCTGGCGGAAGAAACCTATACAGATGAAGAATTCGAAGCCAGACGAAAACAATACACCCATGCACAGCCGTTCACGAAGGAATCTCTGCTGTACCGTGAGCTGTTTGAGAAATACTACCCCGGGCAGTCCAGGATGGTGAAGGATTTCTGGATGCCCAACCGGGAATGGGACGGCTGCCAGGTCAGTGACCCCAGTGCCAGGTACCTGGCAAACTACGGAGCCAGCGGTGAATAGAAGACCGCAAGTTCCGGGCTGCACACAGACTGCAGCAGGAAAGCAATATATGGAAACGGGAGAGGGACAGGCATGAATCATGAAAACAGACTGAATTTCAGCAATATGGAAAAAGACGCCTGCGGCATCGGAGCCGTTGTGCGCATTGACGGAACCCCGACACATGAAGTGGTGGACCAGGCACTGCATATCGTGGAGAAACTGGAGCACCGGGCAGGCAAGGATGCCACGGGGCAGGTCGGAGACGGTGTGGGAATCCTCGTCCAGATCAGTCATCCGTTTTTTGAAAAAGTGTGCGCGCAGGCGGGCATTTCCATTGGCCGGGAACAGGACTATGGCATCGGTCAGTTCTTCTTCCCCGAGGATGAGCTGGCACGGAACCAGGCGATGAAGCTGTTCGAGACCATCTGCACGAAAGAAGGCTGCCGGTTCCTGGGATGGCGCCAGGTGCCGATGCACCCGGAGATCCTGGGTGAACCGGCCCGTGCCTGCATGCCGGCGATCTGGCAGGGATTTGTCCGGAAACCGGCGGATGTGGCAGCGGGACAGGATTTTGACAGAAAGCTGTATGTGATCCGCCGGGAATTCGAAAAAAGCTGCCCTGGCACGTACGTGGTGTCTCTGTCCAGCCGCACGATCGTCTACAAGGGCATGTTCCTGGTTGATCAGCTGCGCCGGTTCTACCCCGACCTGCAGGATGAAGACTATAAATCGGCGATTGCGCTGGTGCACAGCCGGTTCTCGACCAACACCACGCCCTCCTGGCAGCGGGCACATCCCAACCGGATCATCTGCCACAATGGCGAGATCAACACCATCCGCGGCAATGCCAACCGCATGCTTGCGCGGGAGGAAAGCATGAATTCCGCGCTCATGGAGGAAGAATACTCCAAGATCCTGCCGGTGATCTCCATCGACGGATCCGATTCGGCCATGCTGGACAACACGCTGGAATTCCTGATGATGAACGGCATGGATCTGGCCAAGGCCGTCATGATCACCATCCCCGAACCGTGGAAACACGTCCAGATGGAGGAATCCCGCAAGGATTTCTATCACTATTACGCCACGATGATGGAACCCTGGGACGGACCGGCTGCGATCCTGTTCTCCGATGGAGACATTGCCGGGGCTGTGCTGGACCGCAATGGCCTGCGCCCCGCCCGATACTACATCACAGACGACGGAACGTTCATTCTCTCTTCAGAGGTTGGTGTCCTTGACCTGGATCCGGCGCACATTGTGGAAAAATCGAGGCTGGAACCCGGCAAGATGCTGGTGATCGACACAAAGCAGCAGCGGATCGTGCCGGATGAGGAACTCAAGGCCGACTATGCCGGCCGGAATCCCTACGGTGAATGGCTGAACCTGAATCTGGTTCACCTGCAGGATCTTCCTGCCCCGGACCGGAAACCGCGCATGCACACACAGGAGCAGCGTGACAAGCTGTACAAGGTGTTCGGCTACACGCAGGAAGACATGCAGGACCAGATCCTTCCCATGGCCCGTACCGGGTCGGAACCCACCGCCTCCATGGGGACAGATGTGCCGCTGGCGGTCCTGTCCAGGCTTCATCCATCTCTGTTCCGGTACTTCAAGCAGCTCTTTGCCCAGGTGACGAATCCGCCAATCGATTCCCTTCGGGAGAGCATCGTGACCGATACCACTGTCTACATCGGTTCGGACGGCAACCTTCTGCAGGAAACCGGGGAAAACTGCACGGTCCTGGAAGTCGGCAATCCGATTCTGGATGGCCGGGATATGGACAAGATCCGCAGCCTGGACAAACCGGGATTTCATGTGGAGACCATTTCCCTGCTGTTTTATCGGGGCATGCCGCTGAAGGACGCCATTGACCAGCTGTATCTCCAGTGCGACCGTGCCTACCGCAACGGAGCCAATGTCCTGATTCTCTCGGACCGCGGCATTGATGAATCCCGCATGGCGATTCCTTCCCTGCTTGCTGTGTCGGCCCTGGAACAGCACCTGGTGCGGACAAAGAAAAAGACGGATGTGTCCATCATCGTGGAATCCGGAGAACCCAGGACCGTGCATGAATTTGCCTGCCTGCTTGGATACGGTGCCACAGCCGTCTATCCCTATCTGGCGCATGAATGCATCGAGGAACTGATCGATCTGGATATCCTGGACAAGGAACCGTCCAAAGCCATTGCGGACTACAATGAGGCGATTCTGCATGGAATCGTGAAAACGGCTGCCAAGATGGGCATCAGCACCCTGCAGTCCTATCAGGGAGCACAGATATTTGAAGCGGCGGGCATCCGGCAGGATGTGATCGATCAGTATTTCACCAACACAGTAAGCCGTGTCGGCGGGATCGGTCTGGAGGAAATGGAGGCCGATCTGACGTATCATCACGATCATGCCTTTGATCCCCTGGGGCTCGGGCTGGACACATCCCTGGATTCTGTCGGCATTCACAAGCTCAGGAGCGGAGACGGCAAGGAGGATCATCTCTATGATCCCAAGACCATCGTGCTGTTGCAGGAGGCCACACAGAAAGGTGACTATGAAACCTTCAAGGCGTATACCGAGCGGGTGAACGATCCTGCCAGGCCGCACAACCTGCGAGCCCGTCTGGATTTCGTGTATGACAGAGAGCCTGTGGCTTTGGAGGAAGTGGAGCCGGCATCCGAGATCGTGAAGCGGTTCAAGACCGGTGCCATGTCCTATGGTTCGATTTCCCGCGAAGCCCACGAGTGCATGGCCATTGCGATGAACCGTCTGGGCGGTAAATCCAACTCCGGTGAAGGCGGTGAAATGCCGGAACGG includes the following:
- a CDS encoding glutamine synthetase III, which encodes MDQVTEIFGQNVFDEETMRERLPKDTFRELQKTTQEGKPLNIKIANAVAHAMKSWALEKGATHYTHWFQPMTGVTAEKHDGFINPDGNGKIVMSFSGKELIKGEPDASSFPSGGLRATFEARGYTAWDPTSPAFIKNGVLCIPTAFCSYSGHALDKKTPLLRSMEAINKQAMRVLKLFGNEDVKTVNTTVGPEQEYFLIDKEYYSQRKDLQYTGRTLFGAPTPKGQEMEDHYFGTIKSRVQAFMNDLNQELWKLGILAKTEHNEVAPAQFELAPVFTTTNMAVDHNQLTMEIIQRVAKKHGLVALLHEKPFEGINGSGKHNNWSLSTDTGVNLLEPGDTPYENAQFLLFLAAVIKAVDEHQDLLRLSVATAGNDHRLGANEAPPAIISIFLGEELAEVIDALESESPYGGHDKELMKIGASVLPKFPKDSTDRNRTSPFAFTGNKFEFRMPGSNLSVSSPNIMLNAAVADVLEEFADALEGADDLYDAVHDLVKDTIHEHKRIIFNGNGYDDAWIEEAESRGLLNLKTTPDALPYSILDKNVELLERQHVLSRDETLSRYEIMMDEYVKTLNIEAQTMSDMAKKEILPAVSAFTGGLSETILAKTSVSDQIPVTYEAATLETASVLLAEAYQALEALDAAIAEMHAMEGFEEKAFYVRDALIPAMDALRAPCDKLETIVSDTVWPFPTYGKLLFGII
- the asnB gene encoding asparagine synthase B — encoded protein: MCTVIGTQSSLFTRQDLEQALQATISRGPDDMRIIANDAGILGFQRLAIMGLTPEGMQPFELNGAMAVCNGEIYGFRSLKNQLEEKGYTFASDSDCEILLPMFEEYGTDMFVMLDAEYACILLTADGRIVAARDPFGIRPLYYGLAADGRPLFASEPKNLTGLVQEILPFPPGHYYVDGEFHCYRDLSDVQDHLADDVTAAAEGIRKRLVEGVRKRLDSDAPLGYLLSGGLDSSLVCAIGQKLSDKPIRTFAIGMDTDAIDLKYARQAADWIGTDHTEIIMTKQDVLDALEPVIRTLATYDITTIRASIGMYLICRAIRETTDIRVLLTGEISDELFGYKYTDYAPDAQAFQDEAAKRVHELHMYDVLRADRCISVHSMEARVPFGDLDFADYVMHLDPAIKMNTYNKGKYLLRRAFMDTDYLPEDLLMREKAAFSDAVGHSMADDLKALAEETYTDEEFEARRKQYTHAQPFTKESLLYRELFEKYYPGQSRMVKDFWMPNREWDGCQVSDPSARYLANYGASGE
- the gltB gene encoding glutamate synthase large subunit; protein product: MNHENRLNFSNMEKDACGIGAVVRIDGTPTHEVVDQALHIVEKLEHRAGKDATGQVGDGVGILVQISHPFFEKVCAQAGISIGREQDYGIGQFFFPEDELARNQAMKLFETICTKEGCRFLGWRQVPMHPEILGEPARACMPAIWQGFVRKPADVAAGQDFDRKLYVIRREFEKSCPGTYVVSLSSRTIVYKGMFLVDQLRRFYPDLQDEDYKSAIALVHSRFSTNTTPSWQRAHPNRIICHNGEINTIRGNANRMLAREESMNSALMEEEYSKILPVISIDGSDSAMLDNTLEFLMMNGMDLAKAVMITIPEPWKHVQMEESRKDFYHYYATMMEPWDGPAAILFSDGDIAGAVLDRNGLRPARYYITDDGTFILSSEVGVLDLDPAHIVEKSRLEPGKMLVIDTKQQRIVPDEELKADYAGRNPYGEWLNLNLVHLQDLPAPDRKPRMHTQEQRDKLYKVFGYTQEDMQDQILPMARTGSEPTASMGTDVPLAVLSRLHPSLFRYFKQLFAQVTNPPIDSLRESIVTDTTVYIGSDGNLLQETGENCTVLEVGNPILDGRDMDKIRSLDKPGFHVETISLLFYRGMPLKDAIDQLYLQCDRAYRNGANVLILSDRGIDESRMAIPSLLAVSALEQHLVRTKKKTDVSIIVESGEPRTVHEFACLLGYGATAVYPYLAHECIEELIDLDILDKEPSKAIADYNEAILHGIVKTAAKMGISTLQSYQGAQIFEAAGIRQDVIDQYFTNTVSRVGGIGLEEMEADLTYHHDHAFDPLGLGLDTSLDSVGIHKLRSGDGKEDHLYDPKTIVLLQEATQKGDYETFKAYTERVNDPARPHNLRARLDFVYDREPVALEEVEPASEIVKRFKTGAMSYGSISREAHECMAIAMNRLGGKSNSGEGGEMPERYGTERNSAIKQVASGRFGVTSEYLVSAQEIQIKMAQGAKPGEGGHLPGKKVYPWIAKTRYSTPGVTLISPPPHHDIYSIEDLAQLIYDLKNANREARISVKLVSENGVGTIASGVAKAGARVILISGHDGGTGAAPQSSIHNAGLPWELGLAETHHTLSANGLRSRVILETDGKLMSGRDIAIAALLGAEEFGFATAPLVTMGCRMMRVCNLDTCPFGIATQNQELRKRFRGKPEYVMNFMLFMAENLREVMAELGFRTVEDMVGHSECLKVRDSDNSGLELNGIIGQPCHEHAVPSEAFDFELEKTVDVDVLLPKFRPYMKKKPAVHREMIQVTSTDRTVGTILGSEITRRYRDTLADDTYVVECFGGAGQSFGAFIPKGLTLRLTGDANDYFGKGLSGGRLIVKPEDNCGFVPEDNVIISNVALYGATSGQAFIRGKAGERFCVRNSGAEAVVEGCGDHGLEYMTGGTAVILGKTGKNFAAGMSGGTAFVLDRSHTLYRRLNQELVSMEDVESKTDRELLQRLLMQHVAATGSELAAELLGDFEGNLKNFKKIIPNDYRRIKAVMKEYEDKGYSAEEAELMAFDAIHAGSGKEKH